A part of SAR324 cluster bacterium genomic DNA contains:
- the miaA gene encoding tRNA (adenosine(37)-N6)-dimethylallyltransferase MiaA gives MIPASIIITGPTASGKSDLALELAQKIDGEIVCTDSMQVYRGLDIGTAKPTKVEQLAVPHHQIDLCNLDEHYSAGQYARDAEITLNKLGEVGKIPIFVGGSGLYYKALIYGLDEMPPIPKAIRQSVLNDWKIKGFEECYQELAKCDPELAARLSPRDATRVQRGLEIFRATRKRMSSFQKSKFGNQTTRFPVMIFGVHWERDALYQRINLRTEAMLKIGWMEEVKALLELYSPSLSPLNGLGYKQIISYLNGEINYNQMVEEIQQKTRNFAKRQLTWFRQEKSLKWFEINKREQVFQATEAFLYAYH, from the coding sequence TTGATTCCTGCCTCCATTATCATCACTGGTCCAACCGCAAGTGGAAAAAGTGATCTAGCTTTAGAACTTGCTCAAAAAATTGATGGCGAGATCGTCTGTACAGACTCAATGCAGGTTTATCGGGGTTTGGATATTGGGACTGCGAAACCTACTAAAGTGGAGCAATTAGCAGTACCACATCATCAGATCGACCTTTGCAACCTTGATGAACATTATTCAGCTGGCCAGTATGCCCGTGATGCTGAAATTACGCTAAACAAACTGGGAGAGGTTGGGAAGATACCAATCTTTGTGGGTGGTTCGGGGCTTTATTACAAGGCGCTAATTTATGGATTGGACGAGATGCCTCCGATACCCAAAGCAATTAGGCAGTCAGTATTGAATGACTGGAAAATAAAGGGTTTTGAAGAGTGTTATCAAGAATTAGCCAAGTGTGATCCAGAGCTGGCGGCCAGACTTTCACCTCGTGATGCTACAAGAGTACAAAGAGGTCTTGAGATCTTTCGTGCCACACGAAAAAGAATGAGTTCTTTTCAAAAAAGTAAGTTTGGCAATCAGACAACTCGGTTTCCAGTAATGATCTTTGGTGTTCACTGGGAGCGAGACGCCCTCTACCAAAGAATTAACCTGCGAACTGAAGCCATGTTGAAAATTGGCTGGATGGAGGAAGTCAAAGCTTTGCTGGAGCTTTATTCACCCTCACTCTCACCTCTTAACGGGCTTGGATACAAACAAATCATTTCTTACCTCAACGGTGAAATAAACTACAATCAGATGGTCGAAGAAATTCAACAAAAAACGAGGAATTTTGCTAAACGGCAACTTACTTGGTTTCGCCAAGAAAAAAGTCTGAAATGGTTTGAAATCAACAAAAGAGAACAAGTTTTTCAAGCAACGGAAGCTTTTCTTTATGCGTATCATTGA
- the rpsU gene encoding 30S ribosomal protein S21: MPVNIDVRDGNVGKSMMQLKRTLIREGLFKELKKRKFYIKPSVAKRLKREAAEKQRNKDLKRELRAAQKADF, translated from the coding sequence ATGCCTGTAAATATTGATGTTCGGGACGGGAATGTCGGCAAGTCAATGATGCAATTGAAGAGAACTTTGATTCGAGAAGGCTTGTTTAAAGAATTGAAAAAGAGAAAATTCTACATCAAACCCTCTGTTGCAAAGCGTTTGAAGCGTGAGGCTGCAGAAAAGCAGCGAAACAAGGATTTGAAAAGAGAATTGCGAGCAGCTCAAAAAGCGGACTTCTAG